A stretch of the Planctomycetota bacterium genome encodes the following:
- a CDS encoding aminotransferase class I/II-fold pyridoxal phosphate-dependent enzyme, with protein MSIATGRQYSAFQLRSDTWNELQVACTRLLDGTLDPEHEQVVATVAQRLDVLAHLEPYWAFPGPSYMARLSQLFATRSFGELASTVASLSRQLIGDTYRARGGSTQDDPSEAFGRYAHAAHASRWSSPDGRHVARDSRGGPADMLYFEVLIVDGIDAYDHDELRDGLLACRRESDPFVYDVVTVPSFEDAVIAALFNPTIQVAFLRYNYAMQTQNHHPALKRYLDRLAAEGVPVCHGVQRSVQLARVLKTLRPELDLYLVTDTPLEDVAGSLGANFRRTFYRLENYMEQHLSVLRGVQERYGTPFFDALRKYSAKPTGVFHALPIARGKSMANSHWAKDFYEFYGQNLFLAETSATSGGLDSLLQPRGPIKRAQDMAARAFGARQTFFVTNGTSTANKIVLQALINPGDIVLVDRDCHKSHHYAFVLNGAMPVYLDSYPLQRYSMYGAVPLEEIEQRLIQLRDAGKLDRVKMLLLTNCTFDGLTYDPERVMRRVLAIKPDMVFLWDEAWFAYARFSDTLRGRTAMAGARTLRREFRSDEYAEAYRRASASGDPIDANGEPMPDPDRVRVRVYATQSTHKTLTSLRQGSMIHVYDEDFEQRVGESFHEAFMTHTSTSPNYQIIASLDVGRRQVEMEGYELVERTVDLAMTLRKRVSEHPDIQRFFRVLRPADMIPADRRPSGLEFYFDPEQGWGRMDRAWRMDEFTLDPTRVTLDVSATGVDGDTMRHLLMDRFDIQINKTSRNTALFMPNIGTTRGDIAYLVETLAALSREFEDRLSTESAAGLSIHSARVDSLCQGPALPNFSRFHEAFGSPDSPEGDLRRAYFLASDGANIQWTPLDRALWSRIGSGEELVSAAFVTPYPPGFPILVPGQVLSAEIVEYLLALDVKEIHGYHPTYGLRVFVEDALDRAREREAPIAQGA; from the coding sequence GTGAGCATCGCTACGGGCCGCCAGTACAGCGCCTTCCAGCTGCGGAGCGACACCTGGAATGAGCTGCAGGTCGCCTGCACGCGACTGCTCGATGGCACGCTCGATCCCGAGCACGAGCAGGTCGTCGCCACCGTCGCCCAGCGGCTGGACGTGCTGGCGCATCTGGAGCCCTACTGGGCCTTCCCGGGCCCGTCGTACATGGCGCGGCTGTCGCAGCTGTTCGCCACCCGCTCCTTCGGGGAGCTGGCGAGCACGGTCGCCTCGCTCAGCCGACAACTCATCGGCGACACCTACCGGGCCCGGGGCGGATCAACGCAGGATGATCCCTCCGAGGCGTTCGGCCGCTACGCCCACGCCGCCCACGCGTCTCGCTGGTCGTCGCCGGACGGCCGGCACGTGGCCCGCGACTCCCGCGGCGGGCCGGCGGACATGCTGTACTTCGAGGTGCTCATCGTCGACGGCATCGATGCCTACGACCATGACGAGCTCCGCGACGGCCTGCTGGCCTGCCGGCGGGAGAGCGACCCCTTCGTCTACGACGTCGTCACCGTGCCGAGCTTCGAGGACGCGGTGATCGCCGCCCTCTTCAACCCGACCATCCAGGTCGCGTTCCTTCGGTACAACTACGCGATGCAGACCCAGAACCACCACCCCGCGCTCAAACGCTACCTGGACCGCTTGGCGGCCGAGGGCGTACCGGTGTGCCACGGCGTGCAGCGGAGCGTGCAGCTGGCCAGGGTGCTCAAGACGCTCCGCCCCGAGCTCGACCTGTACCTCGTCACCGACACGCCGCTGGAGGACGTCGCCGGCAGCCTCGGGGCCAACTTCCGGCGGACGTTCTACCGCCTGGAGAACTACATGGAGCAGCACCTCAGCGTGCTGCGGGGCGTGCAGGAGCGTTACGGCACGCCGTTCTTCGATGCGCTGCGGAAGTACAGCGCCAAGCCCACCGGCGTGTTCCACGCGCTGCCCATCGCACGCGGCAAGTCGATGGCCAATTCGCACTGGGCCAAGGACTTCTACGAGTTCTACGGGCAGAACCTGTTCCTGGCCGAGACCAGCGCGACCAGCGGCGGGCTCGATTCGCTGCTGCAGCCCCGCGGGCCCATCAAGCGTGCCCAGGACATGGCGGCGCGGGCCTTTGGCGCCCGGCAGACCTTCTTCGTGACCAACGGCACGTCGACGGCCAACAAGATCGTGCTGCAGGCGCTGATCAATCCCGGCGACATCGTGCTGGTCGACCGCGATTGCCACAAGAGCCACCACTACGCCTTCGTGCTCAACGGCGCGATGCCCGTCTACCTCGATTCCTATCCGCTGCAGCGGTACAGCATGTACGGTGCGGTGCCGCTCGAGGAGATCGAGCAGCGGCTGATCCAGCTGCGGGATGCGGGCAAGCTCGATCGCGTCAAGATGCTGCTGCTCACCAATTGCACCTTCGACGGGCTGACTTACGACCCCGAGCGAGTGATGCGCCGGGTGCTGGCGATCAAGCCCGACATGGTGTTCCTGTGGGACGAGGCCTGGTTCGCCTACGCCCGGTTCAGCGACACCCTCCGTGGCCGCACCGCGATGGCCGGCGCCCGCACGCTGCGGCGGGAATTCCGCAGCGACGAGTACGCCGAGGCCTACCGCCGTGCGAGCGCATCGGGCGATCCCATCGACGCAAACGGTGAGCCGATGCCCGACCCGGATCGCGTTCGGGTGCGGGTCTACGCCACCCAGTCGACGCACAAGACGCTGACCTCGCTGCGGCAGGGCTCGATGATCCACGTCTACGACGAGGACTTCGAGCAGCGTGTCGGCGAGTCGTTCCACGAGGCGTTCATGACGCACACGTCGACGTCGCCTAACTACCAGATCATCGCCTCACTCGACGTCGGCCGCCGCCAGGTCGAGATGGAGGGCTACGAGCTCGTCGAGCGGACGGTCGACCTGGCCATGACGCTCCGCAAGCGCGTCAGCGAGCATCCCGACATCCAGCGGTTCTTCCGCGTGCTGCGGCCGGCCGACATGATCCCCGCCGACCGCCGGCCCTCGGGGCTGGAGTTCTACTTCGACCCCGAGCAGGGGTGGGGGCGGATGGACCGGGCGTGGCGGATGGACGAGTTCACGCTCGATCCGACGCGGGTGACCCTCGATGTATCGGCGACCGGGGTCGACGGGGACACCATGCGGCACCTGCTCATGGATCGCTTCGACATCCAGATCAACAAGACCTCCCGCAACACCGCGCTGTTCATGCCCAACATCGGAACAACGAGGGGCGACATCGCCTATCTCGTCGAGACGCTGGCGGCGCTCTCGCGGGAGTTCGAGGATCGGCTGTCGACCGAGAGCGCCGCGGGCCTGAGCATCCACAGTGCGCGGGTCGATTCGCTGTGCCAGGGGCCCGCGCTGCCCAACTTCAGCCGGTTCCACGAGGCCTTCGGCTCGCCCGATTCGCCCGAGGGCGACCTGCGGCGGGCATACTTCCTGGCCAGCGATGGCGCCAACATCCAGTGGACGCCGCTCGACCGGGCGCTCTGGAGCCGCATCGGCTCGGGTGAGGAGCTGGTCTCGGCAGCATTCGTCACGCCCTATCCGCCGGGCTTTCCGATCCTGGTCCCCGGGCAGGTGCTCAGCGCGGAGATCGTGGAGTACCTGCTGGCGCTGGACGTCAAGGAGATCCACGGCTACCACCCAACGTACGGCCTGCGCGTATTCGTGGAGGATGCGCTGGACCGCGCCCGCGAGCGGGAGGCCCC